Part of the Paenarthrobacter sp. JL.01a genome is shown below.
CACGGGGACTCCCAGCTGCGATGCCGAGAGGACGGCCAAGGGGAAGGGCTGACCCAGGACGCGCATTGCAGAGTGGACCACCAGTGTGCCGACGCCCAGGCTCAGGCCCAGCAGGATCATCCGTGGATCGGCGGCGAGGTCGTTCAGGTTCAGGGACGCCCCGAGCCAAACGAAGAAGACGGGGCCCAGGAAACCGTCGCTGACGGCGAAAAGCTGGTGGGCAAGCCGCCTCGGTTCGCCTACTGCCGCCACGGCCAGGCCGAAGGAGAATCCTGCCAGCATCACGGAGACGTGGCCGAGGACGGCCAGTCCCGCCAAGGCAAACAACAACGCCAGTTGGATCCGGAGCTCGAGGGCAAACTTCCGGTCTTCGGAAACATCATGCAAACGGTCCCGTGTGCCCCTGCGCTCCAAGGCGCGAAGGACGAAGAACAGGATCAGTGCGCATGCCGCGACCGCGACCGCACCCAGGGCTGCACGTCCCGCGTTGGGCGGATCGACGGCCAGAGGCAGGGCAACGATGCACGCGATATCAGCGATGGCCACCTGCGCAATCATTGTCAGAACCTTGGGACCGCCGAGCCTCAGGGAGTCCACGATCGGCAGCACCAAGGCCGCGGAAGACGACGCCAGCAGCACAATGTACAACGGTGCATGGCCAGTCCCGAAAATGGCAGCGATACCTATGCCTGTTGCCACCGCCAACGCAGCTGCTGCTCCAGCTCTCGCCGCACCACCACCCAGGGCCGCCCGGATCGCCTTGTCACGGACGGGGACGTGGGTCCCGGCGACGAACATGATCAAGGCAAAGCCGACATCAGCCAGCAACGTGAAGGTTGGATCCCCTGGATCCACCAGTTTCAGTCCTGTGCGTCCGATGAGGATTCCCGCCAGCAGTTGGCCAAGGACTACCGGCAGATGCCATTTCCGGGGCAACGCCAATAGTGGCCCCAGGAGGGCCACTGCGGAAATCAGGGAGAGCTGAAGGAATGTCACCTGTTTTGCTCGGGCGGGAGGTCCGCCAATTTGAGCGGGATGTCAGTGTTCTCGTCCGTGTAGTAGCTGGCACAGACGCGGTGGTACCCATCGACAATCTGGGCCGGGATGCCACGGGACAGGTCCCCGCGCACCATGAGCACAGGTGAAAGCCTTTTGCCGCTGCGGATCTTGCGCCGGTCCGATGCCACGTGGGCGTTGTCCTCCGGCAGCAGGGTCAGCCGGGAAGCGCGGAGAATATCTTTGGCTTTCCTATGCACGATCCTCTCGTTCCGCAGGGCATCCACCAGTTGGTTCACCACATGGTCAGACCCGAGGAAGGACAGGTAGTCCGCCGCGGCCGGGTAGTCCTGTTCCTCGGGTTCGGGCAGCCAGAGGACGCTGTTCCTGGAGGCCTCGGGCATCGTCAACGTCCTTCCTGCGTTTGTTTGCGCCGCGAGGTGAAGGTGGGACCCGGTGGGGCCGGAACGCTGCCCCGATCTGTGGTGGACCTACGACGCCGGAGCTCAAGTTTCAGGCTTTCCTCACCTCGGGCCATGGCCCAGTGGTGGTTCGCCGAGAACGCAGGTTTGAGGAGCCAACTCAGCCTGCGAAGGAGGGGTTTGGCTGTGCTGACCCGCCAGTCGTAGGTGATGACTGTTTCAGGGCCATCCGTTGCGAGGGTCCAGCGCCCCATGCCGTTCAGGTCGCCAACGGCTGTGAGTGCGAAGCCATCCAGGGTCACCGGTTCCGTGACAGTGAGCCGCCAACGCAAGGTGTAGGGGAGCCAGCCTTTGGTGTGGAGGTCGAAGGAAGCGCCCACTCCATCGGGGCCGCCCGGGGTTATTCTCGTAACGTTCAGGTAGACCGACGGCCACCACTGTTTCAGCGTCACGGCATCTCCAAGGACGTCCACTACTTCCTCACGCGTCCCCGCCACGCGCCAGACAGTGACGAATTCGTAGTCGGTACTTTTGCCTGTCTTGCTGGTCGACCCGGCCATTGTTGCCTCCACCGTCCGTGCGGCTCCGAGGGTGTCATTGCGGCATCCGTGAATAATGTACCGCGCTGCTGCGGGTGTCACTACGAGGTTGAAAACCGGAAGTATGTTGCCGATTTCGTCCAGGGAGGGGCTGCGAGGTGAGCAACGACAGCGTTTCGGAAATATGTTGCGTAATCTCTTCATATCGGGCACCGTAGGAGGCGGTGCTAGCCAAATCAGCAACATATTTCAGAAACGGTCAGCTAATGGATGACGTCAAGGCTATTGGTGTGAACATCAGGAATGCCCGGAAGGTCGCCGGTATCACGCAGGGCACTCTCGCGGATCTGATTGGCACGTCCGCTCGTACTGTCCACGCCATTGAAACGGGGACGGGTAACCCATCGCTGCAGACGGTTGTCGCGGCGGCCAATGCTGTGGGCCTGCGACTGGGGACCATTGATGGCTGAGGATCTGGCCCGGCTGAAGTTCGTCCGAAAGGCGGATGTCTACAAATCGGGGGTACTGGCCGGCCACTTGGAACGCACGCAGCGCGGCAGTGTGGTCTTCGGCTACGTCCCGGAGTACGCAGCCAGTCCCGTCGCAAGTACGCTGCCTTTCGCGCCTGATCCGGTCGAATCCCCGAACGGTGCGCTGCCGGCCTTTTTCGCCGGTCTCTTGCCCGAAGGCCACCGCCTGACCGTCCTCAAGGATGCCGTCAAGACGAGCCTGGCGGACGAGCTCAGCCTTCTGTTGGCCGTCGGCGCCGATGTTCCCGGCGACGTCCAGATCGTCCCAGCGGGACAGCCGCCGCTGGAGCCCGAATCCCTGGCCGACGCGTCCAGGCCTGAAGACCTCGACTTTGCCTCCTTGGCCGAGGCCGTGGACCTGCACGGACTGCCAGGTGTCCAGAGCAAGGCCAGCGCCTCGATGCTCACCACCCCGCTCGCGCTGGCAGGCCGCCGGTACCTGCTCAAGCTGGACCCGCCACTGCACCGGCAGCTTGTGGTCAATGAGGCGGCGCACCTGGCTGGGGCCAAGGCCCTGAAGATCCCCGTCGCGGCCCACAACGTGGTCCGCGACCGGTTGGGTCTGCACGGACTGCTCGTGGAGCGGTTTGACCGAATCCAGAACGACGGCGGTGACGTCCGGCGGTTGCCTCTGGAGGACGCTGCGCAGGTCATGAATCTTCCGCCGGCATCCAAGTACGCTGTCAGCTCCGAGGATGTCGTTATGGCCTTGGCGGGATTGTGCAAGGCCAGGCCGGTGGCCGTGCGGAACCTCTATCTGCAGTTCGTGTTCGCCTGGCTTACCGGCAACGGCGACCTGCACGCGAAGAACGTTTCAGTTCTGGGTCGTCCGAAGGGTGGGCGGGCGGTGGCGCCGATCTATGACATCCCGTGCACGCTCCTCTACGGAGATGACACCATGGCTCTCCCTGTCAGTGGAAGGGCCAAGGGGCTGAGGGCGAGACACTGGCGCGAGTTTGCCGCCGCCATCGGCTTGCCTCAGCGGGCGGCGGCCGCAGCCAACGCCACAGCCCTCGCGACAGCATCGGCCATCAAGCTCGAGGAGCTGCCTTTCACCGGCTCGCCCCTGAACGGAACCCTGCGCGAGCTTCGGTTCCGCCGCGCCGAGCTGACGCCTTGACCTTGTTCACGGCCCGCCAATCGTGTCGCGTGTGAATTGGCGTTCAGGCGTAGTCGCAACTGCGCAATGAATCCACCGTGGGGCTCTTGAAAATGCAGAGAACCCCCGGTTTCCCGGGGGTTCTCATTGGCGGTGACGGTGGGATTTGAACCCACGTTGGCTTTTACACCAAACAACATTTCGAGTGTTGCACCTTCGGCCGCTCGGACACGTCACCAACTGAAATAGGGTACCGGAGTTGGACCCGGTTCCCCAAAACGAGACCCCAACACGCCAGCGCGGACACCCCGAAATCACCCACGAAACAGCGCCAACTTCCATCCGAAGCGCCCCGCCACTAGATTCATAAGTACCATGACTATTCCTCGCGAGCACGTACACCAAGCCACCGCCTACTGGGTCACCAAGTCCGGCGATGGTGAACTGCGCCCCGAAGCCATTGAGAACCCCAAAGAAGAAGAAGCCCTGGTCAGGACCCTGTACTCCGGGGTCAGCCGGGGCACTGAACGGGTGGTTCACGAGGGCCGTGTTCCCGAACGCGTGGCCGATCTGATGCAGGCCCCGCACCAGGAAGGGGAGTTCCCCGGCCCGGTCAAGTACGGCTACCTGAGCGTCGGCGTCGTCGAACAGGGACCTGAGGAATGGATCGGCAAGACCATCTTCAGCCTCCACCCGCATCAGGACTTCTACGTCGTCCCCACGAGCCAGCTGACGCCCATCCCCGCGGATGTCCCCGCGCGCCGTGCGGTGCTGACCGGCATCGTCGAAGTTGCCATCAATGCCATCTGGGAAGCCGGGCCGAGGCTGGGAGACCGGGTCGCCGTCGTCGGTGGCGGCTTGGTGGGCGGCGTCCTGGCGACACTGCTGCGGAAGTATCCCCTGAGCCGCCTGCAGCTGGTGGACGCGGACCCGGAGAAGCGAAACCTCGCCGACAAGCTGGGCATCGAATTTGCCGAGCCTGGGAACGCGGACAACGACAACGACATCGTCTTCCACTGCTCCGCCTCCAACGACGGCCTCAAACTGAGCCTGCAACTGGCCGGCGATGACTCCGACGTCATTGAGCTTTCCTGGTTCGCTGACAAGGAAGTCACCCTGCCGCTTGGTGAGGATTTCCATGCCCGCAGGCTGAACATCCGCTCCAGCCAGGTGGGCGCGGTGGCGCTGCCCCGCAGGCACCGGCGGACCA
Proteins encoded:
- a CDS encoding cation:proton antiporter, producing MTFLQLSLISAVALLGPLLALPRKWHLPVVLGQLLAGILIGRTGLKLVDPGDPTFTLLADVGFALIMFVAGTHVPVRDKAIRAALGGGAARAGAAAALAVATGIGIAAIFGTGHAPLYIVLLASSSAALVLPIVDSLRLGGPKVLTMIAQVAIADIACIVALPLAVDPPNAGRAALGAVAVAACALILFFVLRALERRGTRDRLHDVSEDRKFALELRIQLALLFALAGLAVLGHVSVMLAGFSFGLAVAAVGEPRRLAHQLFAVSDGFLGPVFFVWLGASLNLNDLAADPRMILLGLSLGVGTLVVHSAMRVLGQPFPLAVLSASQLGVPVAATTIGSQLHLLQPGEGAAMILGALITIAASAVAGSRAATAQEAVTNPSGTGPAPNSR
- a CDS encoding SRPBCC family protein is translated as MAGSTSKTGKSTDYEFVTVWRVAGTREEVVDVLGDAVTLKQWWPSVYLNVTRITPGGPDGVGASFDLHTKGWLPYTLRWRLTVTEPVTLDGFALTAVGDLNGMGRWTLATDGPETVITYDWRVSTAKPLLRRLSWLLKPAFSANHHWAMARGEESLKLELRRRRSTTDRGSVPAPPGPTFTSRRKQTQEGR
- a CDS encoding helix-turn-helix transcriptional regulator → MDDVKAIGVNIRNARKVAGITQGTLADLIGTSARTVHAIETGTGNPSLQTVVAAANAVGLRLGTIDG
- a CDS encoding type II toxin-antitoxin system HipA family toxin; translation: MAEDLARLKFVRKADVYKSGVLAGHLERTQRGSVVFGYVPEYAASPVASTLPFAPDPVESPNGALPAFFAGLLPEGHRLTVLKDAVKTSLADELSLLLAVGADVPGDVQIVPAGQPPLEPESLADASRPEDLDFASLAEAVDLHGLPGVQSKASASMLTTPLALAGRRYLLKLDPPLHRQLVVNEAAHLAGAKALKIPVAAHNVVRDRLGLHGLLVERFDRIQNDGGDVRRLPLEDAAQVMNLPPASKYAVSSEDVVMALAGLCKARPVAVRNLYLQFVFAWLTGNGDLHAKNVSVLGRPKGGRAVAPIYDIPCTLLYGDDTMALPVSGRAKGLRARHWREFAAAIGLPQRAAAAANATALATASAIKLEELPFTGSPLNGTLRELRFRRAELTP
- a CDS encoding zinc-dependent alcohol dehydrogenase gives rise to the protein MTIPREHVHQATAYWVTKSGDGELRPEAIENPKEEEALVRTLYSGVSRGTERVVHEGRVPERVADLMQAPHQEGEFPGPVKYGYLSVGVVEQGPEEWIGKTIFSLHPHQDFYVVPTSQLTPIPADVPARRAVLTGIVEVAINAIWEAGPRLGDRVAVVGGGLVGGVLATLLRKYPLSRLQLVDADPEKRNLADKLGIEFAEPGNADNDNDIVFHCSASNDGLKLSLQLAGDDSDVIELSWFADKEVTLPLGEDFHARRLNIRSSQVGAVALPRRHRRTNAQRLQEAAAQLKDPLFDTFLTSECQFQSLPSTLVKLFERPGGFCHVVAYPNPED